The Bifidobacterium asteroides genomic interval CGACATCAGCCGCCGGGTCAGAGCTGCGGCCGAGAAGCTCAACTATTCGGCCAACTTTGCTGCCAGCGCGCTCCGCTCGGACCGTAGCAGAACCATAGGGTTGGTTCTGTGCGGCACCTCCACCGGCCTAGACGGGTCCATCCTGGATCTGCTCAGCAGAAGGCTGACCGAGCAGGGCCGCTACCTGCTGGTCATATCCGTCAGGGGCGACCAGGAGCGCGAGGCGGCTATCAGGTCCATGGCGGCCCGACAGGTCGAAGGAATCATCGTCGTTCCTTCGCTGGACGACGATCCGGTCGGCATGCCCGCCGACCTGCCATCCGGGCTGCCCATCGTTCAGGTCGGCGGCAGACCGGTCTCCTACCACACCAGCTGGGTCGGCACGGACCAGGCCGCCTCCATGCGGCTGATCATCGCCCACCTAGCAGAACAGAACGCGCACGCTGTGGCCTATCTGAGCCGCGAGCTGAGCACCAGCGCTGCCACCGAGCTCTTCACGACCTTCTCCACCCTGACCAACACCTTGGGGATGACTCCTCAGCCGGACTGGGTCCAGTTCGGCCCATGCAGCATGCAACGCGGCCACGATGCCGTCGTAACCATGCTCAGCGGGGGAAACGACCGTCCCGATGCCATCATCTGCGGGGACGACTCGCTGGCTCTGGGCGCTCTGATGGCCTGCAACCAACTGGGCTTCCGGGTTCCCGACCAAGTCAAGGTGGCCGCCTTCGTGGACAGCCCGGCCTGCCTGGTCAGCAGTCCGACCTTGACCGCAGTCAAGACTCCCCTGGAGGGCATCGTCCAGGAGGCCCTGCGGCTGATCGACGCCAAGGGACAGTCCATTCTGCCATCCCACGTGGCTCTGCCGCCGGCACTGGAGTGCAGGGAATCGACCTGGTCGCCAAGGATCGGCAGCAGCGACATGACCTCGCCAGGCACTTTCGCCTGATGAACCCTTGGGTTTGCACTCAGACCAGCAGGGTGCAGAAAAGGGCCTCGAAGTCCAGGAGTGGCGAACCGTTGGCAGCCAGTCTCCTGCGAGCCCGGGCGATCAGCTGAATGCGGTCGATAGCCCCCTGCCTGGAGAGTCTGACGGACAGATCGGCAATTGCCGCCCGATTCTCCAGGTTGACCAAGCCGGCCTTCTCCTCGGCACCGTTCTGCAGGACGCCCACATCCCGGTAGACGCTGGCCAGGGTGCTCAGATTGCGGTCCAGCACATCCCGGGTCAGCCTGGTGACCCGCCGACGGACCTGATCCTTGCCCCCCAAGGCATGGTAGGCCCCGCGCAGCTGCCGGGGAATGCGCTCCTTGTCCCTGAGCCCGTTGATCTGCCGAAACTCCCGCTCGTCCCTGGCCACCTCATCGTCCACGGTGGCGGTGGCCTGATCGCGGGCCGCATCAACCACCCGAGCTGCCAGGATCACGGCATCCGAGGCACGCCGCAGACCCAGCAGACCTACCACCAGCTCATCGCGGTCGGCCAGGACCTGACTCTTGGTGGCATAGAGACGGGCGATGCCGATATGCCCCTGAGCCAGACGGGCGGCCTTGGCGGCCAGAGGCCGGTCCACACCCACCTGATCGGTCAGGAAATCGGCCACAGCAGTGTTGGACGGCACCGCCAGGTTGAGCACCCTGGTCCGCGAGCGGATGGTGGGCAGCACATCTTGGGCGCTGGGTGCACACAGGAGCCAGATAGTGTGCTCAGCCGGCTCCTCGATCTCCTTGAGCAGCACGTTGGTGGTCCGCTCCAGCATCCGGTCCACGTCTTCGATGATGATGACCCGCCAGCGCGAGGTTGAAGGCATCTGCTCCGAGGTCATGATCAGCTCCCTGACCTCGTTGATGCCGATAGTGACCTTGTTGGTGGACAGTATGGTCACATCCGGATGGGTTCCTGCCAGGACCTGCTGGGTGACGCGGGTGGGTTGGTCGCTCAGCCCCTGATCCGGACTGATCAGGGCCGCCGCGAAAGCCCGGGCCAGATTGGAGCGCCCTGATCCAGGAGGGCCGCAGATAAGCCAGGACTGCGCCACCTCGTCATGGCCCTGCGCCTGAGCGGCCACCGTCCGCTTGAGCAGATCGACCGTGGGCTGCTGGCCCACAATGGCATCCCAGACGCTCATCGGGTCTTCCGCAGGAGCCGGGACCGGAGCAGCCAGCGGGCCGGTGAATCCGCAGGAATCGAATCGTCGTCAGCATCCCCGCCGACTGTGCCCGCATCCATGGACTGGTCGTCCTGGCCTAGACCAGCCTCCGGTGTCTGATCGGACGCATCCGCAGCCTCAGTCCAGTCCGACTCGGCATCCTGCTCATCGTCCTCGTATCCTGCAGCCGATTCATCATCGTCGACATCGTCCTGCGCATCATCATTCTCATCGTCAACCTGCGGCAGATCCGGCTCGCGTCCTTCGACCAACTTGTCCAAATCATCTTGGATGATCTGCCAGACTTGGTCGATGGGCTGGGTAGCGTCGATAACCAGGAACCGGTCGGGCTCATTGTGAGCCAGCTGCAGAAATGCCTGACGCACATGCTGCTGGAAATCGTCGCCAGCCGACTCCAGACGATCAGGCTCATGATTCAGACGCGACTTGGACTGAGACGGATCCGCATCCAGCAGGTAGGTGCGCTTGGGCAGCAAACCCTGACTGGCCCACAGGCTCAGCCGACGGATCACATCCGCCGACAGATCACGGCCTCCGGCCTGATAGGCCACTGAGGAATCCAGGTACCGGTCGCAGAGCACAATGTCTCCTCGCTCCAGAGCCGGACGCACCACCTGGGCCACATGCTCGGCACGATCCGCTGCATAGAGCAGAGCCTCGGTCCTGGGGGCCAGATCGTCGGAGGCGTCAACCACGTCGGTACCCCCGGTCACGGCAACAGAAGGAAAGGCGGCCAAGCCGTGCAGAACGAGTTCCCGGATGGTCAATCCGACCGGAGTGCCTCCTGGCTCGCGGGTGACCAGGGACCGCAGGCCGCACTCCTGCAGATAATCGTGTGCTCGTTGGACCTGGGTGGTCTTGCCTGCCCCGTCCACACCCTCGAAGGAAATGAACAAACCATCGCTCATGCCTGATGCTCCGTAGTCTTGGAAGTCTTGGTGGCCTTGGCCTTCTTTGTGGTTTTGCGGGCTCGAGTGGCCGACTTGCGGGCAGTAGACTTTCGTGCGGTCGTCTTGCGAGCGGTCCGGCCGCGCCGCTTGGCAGGTCCGGCCGCACGCTTCTCTGCCAGCAGTCGGAAGGCCACCTCCGGTTCGATGGACTGGGCCGTGTACTGCTTGGGCAGGGTCCTGTTGGTCTGCCCGTCGGTGATGTAGACGCCGTAGAATCCGTCCTTGATGGTGACGGGTTTGCCGCTGTCAGGGTCCGTACCCAGCTCACGAAGAGGAGGCTTGGCCGCGCTCCGGGAACGCCGTCCGTACTTGGGCTGGTCGAAGAGGGCCTTGGCCCCGGACTGGTCAATGGTGAAAATCTGGTCCTCGTCGGTCAGCGAACGCGTCTCGGTGCCGCCGTCGGCTTTGGTGGCCGTCAGGTAGGGACCATAGCGGCCGTTGCTGGCTGTGACTGTGGCCTGGCTGGTTGCTCCAGTCTTGGCATCGGTCAGCTCGATGCTGCCCACCGTCCTGGGCAGGCTGAGCAGCTTCAGGGCATCCTCCAGGGTGACCGTGTCCGGATCCATGGTTTTGAAGAGCGAGGCCATCTTGGGCTTAGGACCTGTTCGCTTGGCCGTCCGTGCAGTCTTAGTGGCAGGCTTCTTCTGTTCGGCCGCATCCTCTTCGGGGCTGATCAGGGCCACGTAGGGCCCGAATCGGCCCTTGCGCACCTCGACCCGACCGCCGGTCTCCGGATCTTTGCCCAGCTGACGAGGACCGCCTGCGTTGGCTGCAATCAGCTCATGGCCCGCTGCCACAGTCAGCTCGTCCGGGGCCATGGTTGGTGGCAACGAAGCCCGCTTGGGGTTGCCGTCGGCATCCAAGTCGGCCGTATCCTCAAGATAGGGGCCATAGCGGCCGACCCTCACCTGCAGGCCATCGCCTATTTCGATGGTGTTGATCTTGCGAGCGTCGATGTCTCCCAACTGGGCCACCTGCTCCTGCAAGCCTTGATGAGCCTGGTCAGCGTTCTGAGCGGCGCCAGGGCCCGAGCCGAAGTAGAACCGGGTCAGCCAGTCCTTGCCTCGCTCCTTGCCATGGGCGATCATATCCAGGCCGTTCTCCATTTGCGCCGTGAACTGGTAGTCCACGTACTTGGGGAAATTGGTCTCCAGCAGCCTGACCACTGAAAAGGCCAGCCAAGAGGGGATCAGCGCGCGACCACGCTCGTAGACGTATCCGCGATCGATGATGGTCGAGATGATGCTGGCATAGGTGGAAGGCCTGCCGATCTCCTTGGCTTCCAGGGTCTTGACCAGTGATGCCTCGGTGTAGCGTGCAGGCGGCTGGGTCTCATGCCCCTCAGGTTCTAGGGAGGCGGCACGAAGCACGTCCCCCTGCTGGACCGGAGGCAGGGAAGAATCCTCATCAGTCTGTTCAGAGCCTGCACCCATGGCTTTGAGGAAGCCAGGGAACTTGATGACGGTGCCTGAAGCCTGGAAGAGGGCTGTGCCCTCCTTGCCCGCCTGCGCCGACAGGCGAATGGTGGCTGTGGAACCGGTGGCGTCAGCCATCTGCGAAGCCAGGGTGCGCCGCCAGATCAGGGTGTAGAGCTTGAGCTGGTCAGGGGCCAGACGGTCGGCCAGCTCCTGGGGCCTGTGGAAGGTGGAACCGGCGGGCCGGATGCATTCGTGGGCCTCCTGGGCCCCGGCAGTCTTAGTCACATACTGCTTGGACTCAGCCGACAGGTACTCGGCCCCGTACTCACGTTCGACCCCCTTGCGAGCAGCGGCAATGGCCTCCTGGGAGAGAGTGACCGAATCGGTACGCATATAGGTGATGAACCCGTTCTCATAGAGCCCCTGGGCAGCGCGCATGGTGGCCCGGGAACTCATGCCCAGCCGGTTGCCTGCCGTCTGCTGCAGGGTAGACGTAGTGAAGGGGGGCTGGGGGCGCCGCCGGTAGGGCTTGGTCTCCATACCCGTCACCGTGAAGTCCTGATTTTTCAGCGTCTCAGCCAGGCTTCGGGCGTGCTGCTCATCCAGCTGCAGGACCTGCTCCTTGGCTGCAGCCTGCGTCAGCTGACCCTTGGAGGTGAAGTCCTTGGAGACCGCCAGCCGCTGATCCCCCAGGCCGATCATCCGCGCCTGAAAACCGCCCGACGATGACGATTCCCTAGCATCCTCCTGCACCAGATGCGCTAGCAGATCCCAGTAGGAGGCCTTGACAAAGGCCATGCGCTCACGCTCGCGCTCCACAATCAGCCGAGTCGCCACAGACTGGACGCGCCCGGCGCTCAGCCCCGGACCCACCTTGCGCCAGAGCACCGGTGAAAGTTCATAGCCATAGAGCCGATCCAGAACCCTGCGGGTCTCCTGGGCATCCACCATGTGGGCATCCACGTCCCTGGTGTGCTTGAGCGAATTCTTGATGGCCTCTGGGGTGATCTCATGAAAGACCATGCGCTTTACCGGCACCTTGGGTTTGAGGGTCTGGACCAGGTGCCAGGCGATGGCCTCCCCCTCCCGATCCTCATCAGTGGCCAGATAGAGCTCGTCGGCGTTCTTCAGCGCCTTCTTGAGCTCGGACACCGTGTGCTTCTTCTTATCGTCCACGATGTAGTAGGGCTTGAAGCCATCGTTCACGTCCACGCCGAACTTGCCGTAGGCCTTCTTCTGGGAGGCCGGGATCTGCGATGGCTGGGCCAGGTCGCGGATATGACCCACCGAGGCCATGACCGTGTAGCCCTTACCCAGGTACCCGCCGATCTTCTTTGCCTTGGTTGGCGACTCAACAATGACGAGCTTATTGCCGGATGCCATGGCCTCTCCTTATATTGTGGTCTTTCGCACGCCATCTTACTCACGAGGTTCCGTCACCATGCAAATCAAGGGGTCATGTGCACGGGTGTGGATCCCTGGGGTCGACAGTGGATGAACCAAAGACGTTCGGTACGCTCAGAGACTGACTTCAGTCATTCTGGGGAGGAGCCGGAGGCCGACCGACAAGGCCCATCCTGGTCAGAGGCGAGGCCGTGATCTGCCTCAGCGCCAGAACCAGCCCCAGGGTCAGCGACAGAAGGGAGGCCATCAGTATGACGGCCGAGCAATGAACCCCGTAGGCCGCCCACCGAGCGCCGATCTCCAGACCAGGGCTGACCTGCCAAATGACATAGCAGGCATAGAGCATCCCCAGGAACCCTGCCACCAGCATCAAGGTGGCGACAATCTGGATCGAAGCCGAGGACATCCTGGTTCCAGGAACGTCCATCCCGGTGCCACGAGTGACGGCCAGAGCAATGAGGCAGAGACCGACCGAAATAAGCACGCCCATGACCACGTCTGAGGGGCGGTGCCAGCCTCCCTGCACCAACGAGCAGCCCACAGACAGGTCAAAGGCGAACCCCACCAAGGCGACCGGAGCCCTCCAAACACGCGGCACCACACAGAGCAGAGCCAGCACCACCGCCAAAGCCAGGATGGTGTGCCCTGAGGGGGCCGAATTGGCTGTGGAAGCCTGAGAATGGATCAGCACCGGGCGAGGCAGGAAGCGCTTGAGAATGCGCGCCGCCCCGTAGACTACCAGAGCATAAACGGCTACCTGGCCGAGCAGCCACCACCGGCGCCTGACCAGAACAACCACCAGGGCTGCAAGGCCCAGCACCACGCAGATCACCACAGTCACATAGGGCATGGCGAACAGTCCCAGATAAGCCTTGACAAGGGGCGCCTGATCAAGGAAACCGCGGAAGTTGGTCAGGGCCATGTCGTCATAGGTCTGCCCGGGAACAGTCCACACAGCTGCCCACCAGACCAGAGCCGCCAGACCCAGGCAGGCCAGGCCGGCGACCAGGCACAGAACCAGAGCCGAAATCCGGGGGCGAGACGTCAAAGGATCCCGGTCAACATGGCTGCCGTCCGCTTCGGTCTGCTCATTCGGATCCCTGTACCAGGTTTCCTGGGCCTCGCCCTGCTTGTGCTTGTTGGTCATACCTCAAGACTCTAACCAACCCCTGGGTCGACAGCCGACACCCCGTCCGACGGACGCGTTCCCTTCACGACTTCAGCCAGCCCAGGCAGGACAACTATGAAAAAACTCCCACGCACCCGCCAGAGGCCACTTACCCTTGCTGCATTCCTGCCCTGGGGGGATTGGGTGACATAACGCCACGTGAGAGCAAGTCACTATGATAGCAGACAGATTCCACTTGTCCACCAAGAAGCACCGAACCCTCCATGCCAGGTGCGCATTCAGTTGACATCACCGCCCGCCGTTTCCCCAACCAGGCCCGTACGCTAGCATGTAAACAACAGGATCGCCGTACTCCAGCGGTTGATCACGGATCATGCCGGACCCTGACAATAGACAATAGGCACCCCGGCATCACAGCGACAAGGGATGGATGGCAGAAGACGAATGGCTGACATGGATGCTGATTTGGTGATTGTAGGCGCTGGCTTGTTTGGCCTGACCGTGGCCCAGCAGGCGGTCGAGCACAGTGGAGCCCGGGTGCAGATCATCGACGTGCGCGACCACATCGGCGGCAACGCATACTCCTACATGGATAAGGAGACCGGGGCCGAAATCCACAAGTACGGCGCGCACCTCTTCCACACCTCCAACCGCAAGGTCTGGGAGTACGTCAATCGCTTCACCGAGTTCACCGACTACACCCACCGGGTCTACACCACCCACAAGGGCGAGGTCTATCCTCTGCCCATCAACCTGGGCACCATCAACCAGTTCTTCCACGCCCACTACACCCCCCAGCAGGCCAGGGATTTGATTCGTCAACAGGCCGGCGAATTGGCCGGGACCGACCCGGGCAACCTGAACGATCAGGGGATCAGCCTGATCGGCCGCCCCCTCTATGAGGCCTTCATCAAAAACTACACGGCCAAGCAGTGGCAGACCGACCCCTCACAGCTGCCCGCCTCCATCATCAAGCGGCTGCCGGTGCGATTCAACTACGACAACCACTACTTCAAGGACACTTGGGAGGGCCTGCCCAAGGACGGCTACACGGCCTGGTTCGAGAGGATGATCGACGACCCGCGCATCCAGGTGAGCCTGAAAACCGACTTCTTTGACGACTCCCAGCCCTGGAACCGGGATGCTCTGGTCGGACAGGTCCCCGTGGTCTACACGGGCCCGGTCGACCGCTACTTCGACTACCGCCTGGGCGAGCTCAAATGGCGGACCGTGGACTTCAAGGAGCGCCGCTATGACGAGGACGACCACTTCGGCTGCCCGGTCATGAACTTCTCCGATCCCGACGTGCCCTACACCCGCGCCATCGAGTTCAAGAACTTCAACCCCGAACGCTACGACCGGCAGAACCATGAGCGCACCGTGGTCTGGGAGGAGTACAGCCGCTTCGCCGGCAAGGGCGACGAGCCCTACTACCCCATCAACACGGGCGACGACCGCGCCCTCTACACCCAGTACAAGCAGCTGGCAGCCCAGCAGCCGAAGGTGGTCTTCGGCGGCCGCCTGGGCACCTACGCCTACTATGACATGCACCAGGTCATCAATTCAGCTCTGGATGCCTGGGACAAGCGGATCGCCCCCCTGGTAGGCCACACCAAGGACTGAAACCCTGATCGCACTCCTGACGATCTTCCAGGGGCAATTCAGAGGGAATCCTTGAAGGGAGCCTGAGACTGAAGAGACCAGCGCCAGGTTGAGTCAGCAAATCCGAAAACACTGTGCCCCGTTCAGAATACAAAGAGGCCGGCCGCCCATGAAAAGCGACCGGCCTCTTTCCAGACCAGGCATCTACCATTCATGCCTTCGGGACGACCTCGGAAGAGGCGCCCCCCAGACATCAATCAGGCAGAATCTGCAGGCTCAGGCGTGCCAGACGTCCTTGCCGTTCTCCTTGGCGGCCTTGACATCGGCATCCAGGGCGCTCTCGTCGCCCTCCACCTTGCCGGCGATGTAATCCTCGACCAGCTGGCGCGCCTCGTTGTCCTCATGCTGAACAGCCGGGGACTTCATGAAGTAGGAGCTGGGTGCCAGCACCGGGCCGGCCAGGTGGCGGTCCAGGGCGATCTTGGCGGCACGCAGGGCATCGATGACGATGCCGGCCGAGTTGGGCGAATCCCAGACCTCCAGCTTGTACTCCAGATTCAGCGGGACATCGCCGAAGGTGGTGCCCTCCAGACGCACGAAGGCCAGCTTGCGGTCATCCAGCCAGGCCACATAGTCGGAGGGACCGATGTGGACGTTGTGGGGATCCATATCGTGAGGAACGATGGAGGTGACCGCACGGGTCTTGGAAACCTTCTTGGACTCCAGGCGAGAGCGCTGCAGCATGTTCATGAAGTCCATGTTGCCGCCCACGTTCAGCTGGTAGGTGCGATCCAGACGCACGCCGCGGTCCTCAAAGAGGCGGGCCATGACGCGGTGCGTGATGGTGGCGCCCACCTGGCTCTTGATGTCGTCGCCCACGATGGGCAGGCCGGCATCGCGGAACTTCTGGGCCCACTCGGGGTCGGAGGCGATGAAGACAGGCAGGCAGTTGACGAAGGCGCACCCGGCCTCGATGGCGGCGGTGGCGTAGGCCTTGTCGGCCTGCTCGGAGCCGACGGGCAGGTAGGAGACCAGCACATCGACCTTCTTGTCACGCAGAACCTGGGCCACGTCCACGGGCTCGGCATCCGACTCGGTGATCATCTTGCTGTAGTACTCGCCCAGTCCATCGCCGGTCGGCCCGCGCAGGACCTCCACGCCCTTATTGGGAACGTCGCAGAACTTGTAGGTGTTGTTCTGCGAGGCGAAAACGGCCTCGCTCAGGTCCTTGCCGACCTTGAGGGAATCCACGTCGAAGGCTGTCACGAACTCCACGTCACGAATGCGGTAGCCCCCGAAGTTGGCGTGCATGATGCCGGGGATCTTGTCATCATCCTTGGCGTCCTTGTAATATTCGACTCCCTGTACCAGCGAGGAAGCGCAGTTGCCCACGCCCGCTATAGCTACACGGATGCTCATACAAACTCCTCTGATTTACTGAGTTATTTCCAACCTAAGCATACCTTCTCCCGGTGGATTGCATGATGGAATGGAGCCTCATATGCGTGCCAGCCGGCAGTACATACCTCCAGGGAGGGCACAAACGTACGAAAATGATGAACGTTCAGCCCTAGGTCGAACAGTTTTCAGCCCTGCCGGATAGCGTGGTTGGCATGGCCAATCAGACTCGTTCAGTCAGTTCGACCTCGCCCACCCGCAGGGCCCAGTCCGGGTCGCGCGGGGGCGGCAATCGCACCGACATCCCCACCTCGCGGCATGCCGACCGGAACCCCCGGGGTAACGGGCCCCGCCGGGGACGACGTCGCAAGTCACATCGTGTGCTTAAGTGGATCCTGGCCCTGTTGGGACTGGTGCTGGTGGCCGGGGCGGCGGCCTTCGCCTACCTGTATCTGACCACCGAGATCATCCCACCGGAGAAGCAGGCCCTGGCGCAAAAGACCACGGTCTACTATGCGGACGGCACTACCCCCATCGGAACCTACGCCGACCAGAATCGGGAAATCATCGACTGCACGGTCCTTCCCAAATACGTGGGCAATGCGGTGGTCGCCTCGGAGAATCGTTCCTTCTATAAGGACAACGGCATCGATCTCAAGGGCATCGGCCGAGCCCTGCTCAACAACGTGACCAAGGGCACCCGGCAGGGCGGTTCCACCATCACCCAGCAGTACGCCGAGCGCTACTATCTGGGCGAGACCACCTCCTACAAGGGCAAGCTGCGCGAGGCCATCCTCTCCCTGAAGATCTCCAGGACCGAGAATAAGGACACGGTCCTGTGCAACTATATGAACACCATCTACTTCGGCCGCGGCGCCTACGGGATCCAGGCCGCCGCCCAGAATTACTTCGGCAAGGACGCCAAGGACCTGACCATGCCAGAGTCGGCCATGCTGGCCGGCATCATCCCCGCCCCGGCCTCCTGGGATCCGGCGATCAACCCCAAGCAGGCCGAATCGCGCTTCCACCGGGTGCTGGGCATCATGGAAGAGGACCACTACATCAGCCACAAAGACCGGGTCGGCGCCCAGATGCCGCAGACCATCAAGTACTCGCCAGAGAACGTCTACCAGGGGCCCAACGGCTACCTGCTGCGCATGGTCCGCAACGAACTGTCCTCCGGCAAAAAGGCCCCCTTCACGGCAGACGACCTGGACACGGGCGGCTACCGGATCATCACCACCATTCAGAAAGACAAACAGGATCTGATGTTCCAGGTGGCCAGTCCAACCACCGGCAACAAGCACCAGCCGCCCACCCTGCAGACCGGAGGGCTCTCGGTCGACCCCAAGACCGGCGCCATCATCTCCTTGTATGCGGGGGACGACTATCTTACCCACCAGCTCAACAATGTGGACCAGGCCACCTTCCAGGTGGGTTCGACCATGAAGGCCTACACCCTGTTGGGAGCCATCCAGGATGGGGTCAGCCTCAACACGGTCTTCAATGGCAACTCTCCACGCACCTTCTCCAGCGTGGGCAAGTCCGTCGCTAATGCCGGGCAGGTCAGCTACGGGTACATCAACCTCTACTCGGCCTTCGCCAACTCGGTCAACACGGTCTTCATGGATCTGGGCGAGCACGTGACCTCCCAGAAGACGGCCCAGCTGGCACATACGGCCGGCATCACCGGCAAGATCGACGACACGACCACCTTCGACACCCTGGGTCTGGATGCTCTTTCGGTCTATGACGTGACCCAGGGCTACGCCACTCTGGCCAACGGGGGCAAGCGACCCCTGCTGCATCTGGTGGCCCAGGTCAAGGACGGCAAGGATCAGGAGCTCTACACCGCGGCCATCCAGTCGGACCAGGTCTTCAATGCCGACCAGGTGGCCCTGCTGCAGAAAGCCATGACCACCACGGTTCAGTACGGCACCGCCTCCTACGCACGTTCCCTGGGCCGGCCCATCGCCGGCAAGACAGGTACAGCCAACGATCAGACAGCCATCTCCTTCATCGGATTCACCCCCTCGCTTCTGACCACTTTCGCCGTCTGGAACCAAGGTCAGGATGGCAGTGCCCTCAAGGTGCCTGATGTCTATCAGAACGAGTTCTATCCGGTCCAGCTGTTCACCCAGTACATGAAGTCGGCCCTGGGCAACAGCCCGGTGGAGCGTTTTCCCGCGGCCGAGGACCATGGCAAGATCGGCGGACCGGACGGCAGCTGGGGCACCGGGTATAAGCCGAGCTACTCCTATACGCCCAGGCGCAACTACAACTATGAATACGTGCCTCAGCAGCGCAACCAGCAGCAGATAGTCCCGCAGGAGGAGTCAGGAGCCGGCAGCGGCTCGGGCTCAGGCAATGGAGGCGGGGCCGAAGGCGGCAACGGCGGAACCACCGAGGGCAACTCCGGGTCAGAGTCATCCCAACAGTAAGGCTGTCCGGACAGACCGGTCCGATCCGGACGAATCAGCTGCGCTCGGATCGGACCGTAAGGCTGGTCTAGCTGGTCTGGGGTTGCTTTTTATCCCCTATTACCGCTAGCCGCGCTGGAAGCGGTTGAGGGCCGAGATGATGGCCTTGAGGGAGCTGGTGGAGATGGACGAATCGATGCCCACGCCCCAGATCACCCGGGACCTGGCCGGTTCGCCCACCTGGCATTCCACGTAGGAGGCGGCCAGGGCATCCGTGCCCGCGGTCATAGCGTGCTCGGCGTAGTCCAGAACCGAAACGGTCTGATCCAGGGACTTGAGTGCATCCAGGAAGGCCGCAATAGGACCGTTCCCATGCCCCTGAACGCGACGGCGCTCCTCAGGATCGCCCGGGGCAAGTCCCCGGTCCAGCAGGGTGGCATCGAGAACCGTGTCGGAGCCGTCCTCGCCGGAGGTGACTGCCACATTCAGGAGCTTGAAGCGTCCCCACTGCTGCAGGGTCTCGTCGCGCTGATCGGCCATGGACTCGCCGCCGACCACGCTTCCGCCGGCCTCCACGGGCAGGTACTCGTCCTTGAAGAGCCGCCAGATGTCGGCATCCTTGACCTCGCGCTTGGTCCTGTCGGCATAGCTCTGGACCAGTCGTTCGAACTCCACCTGAAGGCGCTTGGGCAGATCCAGATGGTGGTTGGCCTTGAGCAGGTAGGCCATGCCGCCCTTGCCAGACTGGGAGTTGACCCGGATGATGGCCTCGTAGTTGCCGCCCACATCCTTGGGATCGATGGGCAGGTAGGGCACCAGCCAGAGGAAGTCGTCGGGGTTGGCGTTGGCGCGCAGAGCCGCCTGCTGCCGGGCATCCAACCCCTTCTTGATGGCGTCCTGATGGGAGCCGGAGAAGGCTGTGAAGACGAAGTTGCCCACATAGGGGTGCCGCTCGGAGACGGCGATCTGATTGCAGTACTCCACCGTCCGACGGATGCCGGGCATGTCGGAGAAGTCCAGCTGGGGGTCGATCCCCTGGACCAGCATGTTCAGCCCCACCGTGCAAATGTCGACATTGCCGGTGCGTTCGCCATTGCCCAGCAGGCAACCCTCGACCCGGTCGGCCCCGGCCAGCAGACTGAGCTCTGTGGCTGCCACAGCCATGCCCTCATCGTTGTGGGGGTGCAGGGAGAGCACCACCGCATCCCGGTCCTTGAGGTTGGTGGAAATATACTCCACCTCGTCGGCGAAGACGTTGGGGGTGGTCATCTCCACGGTGTTGGGCAGGTTGATGATCATGGGGTGCTCCGGCGTAGGCCGTATCACGTCAATGACCGCGTTGCAGACCTCCAGGGAGTACTCAGGCTCT includes:
- a CDS encoding LacI family DNA-binding transcriptional regulator — its product is MGNTADNKPSIANVAALAGVSTATVSRVLSGHRRKNDDISRRVRAAAEKLNYSANFAASALRSDRSRTIGLVLCGTSTGLDGSILDLLSRRLTEQGRYLLVISVRGDQEREAAIRSMAARQVEGIIVVPSLDDDPVGMPADLPSGLPIVQVGGRPVSYHTSWVGTDQAASMRLIIAHLAEQNAHAVAYLSRELSTSAATELFTTFSTLTNTLGMTPQPDWVQFGPCSMQRGHDAVVTMLSGGNDRPDAIICGDDSLALGALMACNQLGFRVPDQVKVAAFVDSPACLVSSPTLTAVKTPLEGIVQEALRLIDAKGQSILPSHVALPPALECRESTWSPRIGSSDMTSPGTFA
- a CDS encoding DNA polymerase III subunit delta', with the protein product MSVWDAIVGQQPTVDLLKRTVAAQAQGHDEVAQSWLICGPPGSGRSNLARAFAAALISPDQGLSDQPTRVTQQVLAGTHPDVTILSTNKVTIGINEVRELIMTSEQMPSTSRWRVIIIEDVDRMLERTTNVLLKEIEEPAEHTIWLLCAPSAQDVLPTIRSRTRVLNLAVPSNTAVADFLTDQVGVDRPLAAKAARLAQGHIGIARLYATKSQVLADRDELVVGLLGLRRASDAVILAARVVDAARDQATATVDDEVARDEREFRQINGLRDKERIPRQLRGAYHALGGKDQVRRRVTRLTRDVLDRNLSTLASVYRDVGVLQNGAEEKAGLVNLENRAAIADLSVRLSRQGAIDRIQLIARARRRLAANGSPLLDFEALFCTLLV
- the topA gene encoding type I DNA topoisomerase, whose amino-acid sequence is MASGNKLVIVESPTKAKKIGGYLGKGYTVMASVGHIRDLAQPSQIPASQKKAYGKFGVDVNDGFKPYYIVDDKKKHTVSELKKALKNADELYLATDEDREGEAIAWHLVQTLKPKVPVKRMVFHEITPEAIKNSLKHTRDVDAHMVDAQETRRVLDRLYGYELSPVLWRKVGPGLSAGRVQSVATRLIVERERERMAFVKASYWDLLAHLVQEDARESSSSGGFQARMIGLGDQRLAVSKDFTSKGQLTQAAAKEQVLQLDEQHARSLAETLKNQDFTVTGMETKPYRRRPQPPFTTSTLQQTAGNRLGMSSRATMRAAQGLYENGFITYMRTDSVTLSQEAIAAARKGVEREYGAEYLSAESKQYVTKTAGAQEAHECIRPAGSTFHRPQELADRLAPDQLKLYTLIWRRTLASQMADATGSTATIRLSAQAGKEGTALFQASGTVIKFPGFLKAMGAGSEQTDEDSSLPPVQQGDVLRAASLEPEGHETQPPARYTEASLVKTLEAKEIGRPSTYASIISTIIDRGYVYERGRALIPSWLAFSVVRLLETNFPKYVDYQFTAQMENGLDMIAHGKERGKDWLTRFYFGSGPGAAQNADQAHQGLQEQVAQLGDIDARKINTIEIGDGLQVRVGRYGPYLEDTADLDADGNPKRASLPPTMAPDELTVAAGHELIAANAGGPRQLGKDPETGGRVEVRKGRFGPYVALISPEEDAAEQKKPATKTARTAKRTGPKPKMASLFKTMDPDTVTLEDALKLLSLPRTVGSIELTDAKTGATSQATVTASNGRYGPYLTATKADGGTETRSLTDEDQIFTIDQSGAKALFDQPKYGRRSRSAAKPPLRELGTDPDSGKPVTIKDGFYGVYITDGQTNRTLPKQYTAQSIEPEVAFRLLAEKRAAGPAKRRGRTARKTTARKSTARKSATRARKTTKKAKATKTSKTTEHQA
- a CDS encoding phosphatase PAP2 family protein; translated protein: MTNKHKQGEAQETWYRDPNEQTEADGSHVDRDPLTSRPRISALVLCLVAGLACLGLAALVWWAAVWTVPGQTYDDMALTNFRGFLDQAPLVKAYLGLFAMPYVTVVICVVLGLAALVVVLVRRRWWLLGQVAVYALVVYGAARILKRFLPRPVLIHSQASTANSAPSGHTILALAVVLALLCVVPRVWRAPVALVGFAFDLSVGCSLVQGGWHRPSDVVMGVLISVGLCLIALAVTRGTGMDVPGTRMSSASIQIVATLMLVAGFLGMLYACYVIWQVSPGLEIGARWAAYGVHCSAVILMASLLSLTLGLVLALRQITASPLTRMGLVGRPPAPPQND